One genomic window of Gloeomargarita sp. SKYB120 includes the following:
- the cofG gene encoding 7,8-didemethyl-8-hydroxy-5-deazariboflavin synthase subunit CofG, producing the protein MATVITYSPAVTLVPTYECFNACTYCNFRVAPGTGTWLSLDQARQRLDHLRRHHPEVTEILLLSGEVHPRSPERTRWVEHLYQLAKLAWEHGFWPHTNCGPLSEPEMRRLQAVNVSMGLMLEQLRADLAVHRHAPSKDPALRLAQLEQAGRLGIPFTTGLLLGIGETPQDWEATLQAIADVHRRWGHIQEVILQPYRRGSRQPTPLPDFPLARLPAVVALAREILPDDITIQVPPNLITQPAVLLDCLAAGARDLGGLGPRDEVNPDYAYPSLATLETLLAPHGYRLQPRLPIYPKWLHSQRVWPRSSQSPQFGVRY; encoded by the coding sequence ATGGCGACAGTCATCACCTACAGCCCGGCAGTGACCCTGGTGCCCACCTACGAATGTTTCAATGCCTGCACCTATTGCAACTTTCGGGTCGCACCTGGAACCGGAACTTGGCTCAGTCTCGACCAGGCTCGCCAGCGGTTGGACCATCTCCGGCGCCATCACCCCGAGGTGACCGAAATTTTGCTGTTGAGTGGTGAAGTCCATCCGCGCAGTCCCGAACGCACGCGCTGGGTGGAGCATCTGTACCAACTGGCGAAACTGGCTTGGGAGCATGGCTTTTGGCCCCATACCAACTGTGGTCCGCTGAGTGAACCCGAAATGCGCCGCTTGCAGGCGGTGAATGTTTCGATGGGGTTGATGCTGGAGCAACTGCGGGCGGACTTGGCGGTGCATCGTCACGCCCCTAGTAAGGACCCCGCTCTACGCTTGGCGCAACTGGAGCAAGCGGGACGCCTGGGGATTCCCTTCACCACCGGCCTGCTGCTGGGCATCGGGGAAACGCCCCAGGATTGGGAGGCGACGTTGCAGGCCATTGCCGACGTACACCGGCGCTGGGGCCATATCCAGGAGGTCATCTTGCAACCTTACCGGCGGGGCAGTCGCCAGCCCACACCGCTCCCGGATTTTCCCTTGGCGCGGTTGCCAGCCGTGGTAGCCTTGGCGCGGGAGATTTTGCCCGACGACATTACCATCCAGGTCCCGCCGAATTTGATTACCCAACCCGCTGTACTGCTTGACTGTTTAGCCGCCGGTGCGCGGGATTTGGGGGGTCTCGGGCCGCGCGACGAGGTCAACCCGGATTACGCCTACCCGTCCTTGGCGACGCTGGAGACCCTGTTGGCCCCGCACGGTTATCGCTTGCAACCCCGCTTGCCGATTTATCCCAAATGGTTGCATTCTCAACGCGTTTGGCCCCGTTCTAGCCAATCCCCTCAATTTGGTGTAAGGTATTAG
- a CDS encoding J domain-containing protein: MRDHYRTLGLRPDATPAQVKAAYRRLVKLCHPDTNPNGHEQMIALNLAYEVLSDPEQRRAYDQQYQQQTVSQTPEPSPPPHGWWQQVFQPVDQRVCRILTSRHRQLERLAADPFDETCMAAFHRYLRACRRTLHEAETLFRSQANPPVLAGVASSLYHCLNHLQDALEELHWFTQSYSEHYLQTSEALFQRAGEQRQQAWQAARRAGF, from the coding sequence ATGAGAGACCACTACCGCACGCTGGGTTTGCGACCCGATGCCACGCCCGCTCAAGTCAAGGCCGCCTACCGCCGGTTGGTCAAACTCTGCCATCCCGACACCAACCCCAACGGCCACGAACAGATGATCGCTTTGAACCTCGCCTACGAGGTGTTGAGCGACCCCGAACAACGCCGGGCCTACGACCAGCAGTACCAGCAGCAAACGGTTTCCCAAACCCCTGAACCAAGTCCGCCGCCGCACGGGTGGTGGCAACAGGTGTTTCAACCCGTGGACCAGCGAGTGTGCCGCATTTTGACCAGTCGCCACCGGCAACTGGAACGCCTGGCCGCCGACCCCTTTGACGAGACCTGCATGGCGGCATTCCACCGCTACCTGCGGGCCTGTCGCCGCACCCTGCACGAAGCGGAAACCCTGTTTCGCAGCCAGGCCAACCCACCGGTACTGGCCGGAGTCGCCAGCAGCCTGTATCACTGCTTGAACCACTTGCAGGACGCGCTGGAGGAACTGCACTGGTTTACCCAGAGCTATAGCGAACACTACCTCCAGACCAGCGAAGCCCTGTTCCAGCGAGCCGGTGAACAGCGTCAACAGGCTTGGCAAGCCGCGCGACGGGCGGGTTTTTAG
- a CDS encoding phycocyanobilin:ferredoxin oxidoreductase: protein MILHPLIERLTQVIRQGWQTYLPLEPYPLPSDLGYVEGQLEGERLQIRNICYQSTHFRKLHLELAQVGGSLDILHCVMFPRPCYDLPIFGADIVAGRGQVSAAIVDLSPTRIDHSLPAAYVDYLSTHTPGDFEQPRPLPPWGDIFSEFCLFIRPVNEAEQQRFVDYVVRILEFHCQQAQTATPLSPPLQQQHHSQQSYYCRQQQQNDKTRRVLERAFGSDWTERYMSTVLFDLPYA, encoded by the coding sequence GTGATTCTGCATCCGTTGATTGAGCGACTGACGCAGGTGATTCGCCAGGGTTGGCAGACCTATTTGCCCCTGGAACCGTACCCACTGCCGTCGGATTTGGGCTACGTAGAGGGGCAGTTGGAGGGGGAACGGCTGCAAATCCGCAACATCTGCTACCAAAGCACCCACTTTCGCAAGTTGCATCTGGAATTGGCCCAGGTGGGGGGGAGTTTGGACATCCTGCACTGCGTGATGTTTCCCCGACCCTGCTACGACCTGCCGATATTTGGGGCTGATATCGTGGCGGGACGGGGCCAGGTGAGCGCGGCAATTGTGGATTTGTCGCCCACGCGGATTGACCACTCCTTACCGGCAGCGTATGTGGATTACCTCTCCACCCACACCCCAGGTGACTTTGAACAACCCCGTCCTTTGCCGCCTTGGGGGGATATTTTCTCGGAATTTTGCCTGTTCATTCGGCCCGTGAACGAAGCGGAGCAACAGCGTTTCGTGGATTACGTTGTCCGTATCCTCGAGTTTCATTGTCAGCAGGCGCAGACGGCGACGCCCTTATCCCCCCCTTTGCAACAGCAGCACCATTCGCAGCAGAGCTACTACTGTCGGCAACAGCAGCAAAACGACAAAACGCGGCGGGTGCTGGAACGGGCCTTCGGCAGCGATTGGACCGAACGCTATATGAGTACAGTGTTGTTTGATTTGCCCTACGCATGA
- a CDS encoding DUF445 family protein — protein MALSLTYVLPPVLGAVIGYFTNDIAIRMLFRPYRAWYIGRYRVPFTPGLIPSNQSRLAGRIADTITSSLLTPEELQKIARRLLQLERTQAAIYWLLQTALNQVKLDAYKARTAKILAGILHDFLGQSLPRLVRILARQEDFLAEQVNQIFDRFLLEFRLSPAQAEQLADWLLETVLTPDFLRQTLVDFLTDEAIDVIDQDLREQTTGTYWVVANLFGVRNGLLRLRQFCIEEPEVANQRLAKLMNSLQLRHRLTELFQELSLQNLPVVTVHRLRKQLRELVREYLQTDGPLLIQNLSNSLNWDEIAHLILTRLRNSPVMNTSLSLISEELALIIERYLEKDLEQLIARVIPILDIDQAIIDRVNATSPADLEAGIQGIVRSELQAIVNLGGILGFLVGLGQSLLLWWQANLV, from the coding sequence GTGGCGCTTTCTCTTACCTACGTCTTACCGCCGGTTCTGGGCGCGGTCATCGGCTATTTCACCAACGACATCGCTATTCGCATGCTGTTTCGACCCTACCGCGCCTGGTACATTGGTCGCTATCGGGTGCCCTTTACCCCGGGCTTGATCCCCAGCAACCAGAGTCGTTTGGCCGGTCGCATCGCCGATACCATTACTAGCTCCTTGCTCACCCCAGAAGAATTACAAAAGATTGCCCGCCGGTTATTGCAACTCGAGCGCACCCAGGCCGCCATTTATTGGCTATTGCAAACAGCGCTCAACCAGGTCAAACTGGACGCCTACAAAGCCCGCACCGCCAAAATTCTCGCTGGCATTTTGCACGATTTTCTCGGTCAATCCCTGCCCCGCTTGGTGCGCATCTTGGCCCGCCAGGAAGATTTTTTAGCCGAACAGGTGAACCAGATTTTTGATCGGTTTTTGCTGGAATTTCGCCTGTCGCCTGCCCAAGCTGAACAGCTAGCCGATTGGTTACTCGAAACGGTTTTAACGCCTGATTTCCTGCGCCAAACCCTGGTGGATTTTCTAACCGATGAAGCGATTGACGTGATTGACCAGGATTTGCGGGAACAAACCACAGGGACGTACTGGGTCGTGGCTAATTTATTCGGGGTGCGCAATGGGTTGCTGCGGCTGCGCCAATTTTGTATCGAAGAACCGGAGGTTGCCAACCAACGCTTGGCCAAGCTGATGAACTCGCTCCAGTTGCGCCACCGCTTGACCGAATTATTCCAGGAATTGTCGCTCCAAAACTTGCCGGTGGTCACGGTGCATCGCCTGCGTAAACAACTGCGGGAGCTGGTGCGCGAATACCTGCAAACCGACGGCCCCCTGCTCATTCAAAACCTGAGCAACTCGCTGAATTGGGATGAAATTGCCCATTTAATTCTCACCCGCCTGCGCAATTCACCGGTGATGAATACGTCCCTGAGTTTGATCAGCGAAGAACTCGCCCTAATTATCGAACGCTATCTCGAAAAAGACCTGGAGCAATTGATTGCCCGGGTAATTCCCATCTTGGATATTGACCAGGCCATTATTGACCGGGTTAATGCCACATCGCCTGCCGATCTAGAAGCAGGGATTCAGGGGATTGTGCGCAGTGAATTACAGGCGATTGTGAATCTAGGGGGCATCCTGGGTTTCCTGGTGGGACTAGGGCAATCCCTGTTGCTCTGGTGGCAAGCAAACCTGGTATAG
- a CDS encoding Cof-type HAD-IIB family hydrolase, with the protein MPDVRLLVLDLDGTIVGEDNCITPAVKAAIQQVRERGIKVAIATGRMYRSALRFHQELGLTLPLLSYQGAWIQDPHTGYQHRHWPIDPQRALELLDYFEQADLRPHLSIHFYLNDQLYVQEMRPDTDQYAKRTLIEPILVEDLREVVAAVKVAPTKVLAVSENPQVIEALLHTLQKRYRRDELYLTRSAPIYFEAANPQVNKGVAVQYLAEELLGLTREQVVAIGDNYNDLEMLQYAGVGIAMGNAPLDVQRQADWVAPSVEEDGVVAAIETWVLPG; encoded by the coding sequence ATGCCGGACGTCCGCCTGCTGGTGCTGGATTTAGACGGTACCATCGTGGGTGAAGACAACTGCATTACGCCAGCCGTTAAAGCTGCGATTCAACAAGTCCGCGAGCGGGGAATCAAAGTGGCGATTGCGACAGGTCGGATGTACCGGTCAGCATTACGGTTTCATCAGGAGCTGGGGTTGACGTTACCGCTGTTGAGTTATCAGGGCGCTTGGATTCAGGACCCCCACACCGGTTATCAGCATCGCCACTGGCCGATTGACCCCCAGCGAGCCTTGGAGTTGCTGGACTACTTTGAACAAGCCGATTTACGACCCCATTTGTCCATTCATTTCTATCTCAATGACCAGCTTTATGTGCAGGAGATGCGTCCCGATACAGATCAATACGCCAAGCGCACCTTAATCGAACCCATTTTGGTCGAAGATTTGCGCGAGGTGGTCGCAGCGGTCAAGGTAGCCCCAACGAAAGTTTTGGCGGTCAGTGAAAATCCGCAGGTGATTGAAGCGCTGCTCCACACCCTACAGAAACGGTATCGCCGGGATGAATTGTATTTAACGCGCTCAGCGCCCATTTATTTTGAAGCGGCCAATCCCCAGGTGAACAAGGGTGTGGCGGTGCAGTATCTGGCGGAGGAATTGTTAGGTCTGACGCGCGAGCAAGTGGTGGCAATTGGCGACAATTACAACGACCTGGAAATGTTGCAGTATGCGGGGGTGGGAATTGCCATGGGCAATGCGCCATTGGATGTACAGAGACAGGCGGATTGGGTGGCTCCCAGCGTGGAAGAAGACGGAGTGGTGGCCGCTATTGAAACCTGGGTTTTGCCGGGATGA
- a CDS encoding class I SAM-dependent methyltransferase translates to MNRTYCTSAFLQRTGQKTQAVFGWSQREPMDLPLPAQWAILECFLQPQTPASAYEIYRARQTQSPKMNLSQFGEPLLLKMMQGEVVYLAQGFASYLEPEQQANLTQEVPLFAPYPALAFAEFEQLFQELVMQGLIVPAVGQVAWGDIRRWTPICAITGFSRGTPIDRYYQKQFLQQVKERVRGNVLEIGGVAKDWEFYPFDRQQMTVYCCMNLTAGAGVDVVADAHDPQATTANFWDVVLIFNVLEHCYDPARVIANIHTWLKPGGWCLALVPTAQRLHDRPADYWRLLPDGLRYLFRHYSRCELYTYGNTLTVVATFLGVAAEELTVAELDQHHPDYPVIACVAAQK, encoded by the coding sequence ATGAATCGCACCTATTGCACCAGTGCCTTTCTGCAACGAACGGGCCAGAAAACGCAGGCGGTCTTTGGGTGGAGCCAGCGGGAACCAATGGATTTGCCATTACCCGCCCAATGGGCCATTCTGGAGTGTTTTTTGCAGCCGCAAACACCCGCGTCTGCCTACGAGATATATCGCGCGCGCCAAACCCAATCCCCCAAGATGAACCTGTCGCAATTCGGTGAGCCGTTGTTGCTCAAAATGATGCAGGGGGAGGTGGTCTATTTGGCCCAGGGGTTCGCCAGTTATTTGGAACCGGAGCAGCAGGCCAATTTAACCCAGGAAGTTCCCCTATTTGCCCCTTATCCAGCACTGGCGTTTGCAGAATTTGAACAGTTGTTTCAAGAGCTGGTGATGCAGGGGTTGATTGTACCGGCAGTGGGACAAGTGGCCTGGGGAGATATACGCCGTTGGACGCCGATTTGTGCGATTACGGGATTTTCCCGTGGGACGCCCATTGACCGTTATTATCAAAAGCAATTTCTACAGCAGGTGAAAGAGAGAGTGAGGGGTAACGTTTTAGAGATTGGCGGCGTCGCAAAAGATTGGGAATTTTACCCGTTTGACCGCCAACAGATGACGGTTTACTGCTGCATGAATTTGACGGCGGGCGCTGGGGTGGATGTGGTTGCCGATGCCCACGACCCGCAAGCCACGACTGCTAATTTCTGGGATGTGGTTTTAATCTTTAATGTTTTGGAGCATTGTTACGACCCAGCGCGGGTCATTGCCAATATCCATACCTGGTTAAAACCGGGCGGCTGGTGTCTCGCGCTGGTTCCTACGGCGCAACGATTGCATGACCGACCGGCGGATTACTGGCGGTTGTTGCCGGATGGTTTGCGCTATTTGTTCCGGCATTACTCTCGCTGCGAGCTATACACCTACGGCAACACGTTAACAGTTGTGGCGACCTTTTTGGGTGTTGCCGCTGAGGAATTAACCGTTGCCGAACTGGACCAACATCACCCGGATTACCCCGTCATTGCCTGTGTGGCGGCGCAGAAATGA
- a CDS encoding ABC transporter substrate-binding protein, with protein MKQLVIGLLLLFLLLGCQRTETPGPLVLTLWHGINPPANRVVFEQLVTDFNARHTDIKIQPIYIGQADQQFPKILTAIVGNSPPDLLWFDSLLTGRLVDLQGVIPLTDWLQDGGYLDNLDPALIPGMEFEGELWSVPFTTSNLGIFYRPDLFAEAGIKTLPRTWEELAQVAQKLTQDRDGDGRLDQYGLLLPLGKGEWTVFSWLPFWFSAGGEVANQRMPLLTTASLKALRFWQELLQRGVAVLSAPERGYEQEWFIQGRVAMQITGPWTLGYLTQTGVPFAVMPIPQAERPATIVGGANVFVMRTDPLRQRAALQFLDYILSDEFQVAWAVQTGALPVTQSARRDPTYQAFLTNHPLLQVFLDQMPFAYSRPNGPNYNRVSNCLGRAIEATLLGQAPEVALERYVRFCPGGS; from the coding sequence ATGAAACAGTTAGTTATCGGGTTACTCTTACTGTTTTTACTGCTGGGATGTCAACGGACAGAGACACCAGGGCCATTGGTTTTGACGTTATGGCATGGCATTAACCCACCAGCTAACCGGGTGGTTTTTGAGCAGTTGGTCACCGACTTTAATGCCCGTCATACGGACATAAAAATCCAGCCCATCTACATTGGCCAAGCTGACCAGCAATTTCCCAAAATTCTGACGGCCATTGTTGGCAATAGCCCGCCCGATTTGCTCTGGTTTGACAGTTTATTGACGGGACGTTTGGTAGATTTACAGGGTGTGATTCCCCTGACCGATTGGTTGCAAGATGGGGGGTATTTGGACAACCTTGACCCAGCGCTGATCCCAGGCATGGAATTTGAAGGCGAATTGTGGTCAGTTCCGTTTACTACGAGCAATTTGGGGATTTTTTATCGCCCGGATTTGTTCGCTGAAGCTGGAATTAAAACCTTGCCCCGCACCTGGGAGGAATTGGCGCAGGTCGCACAGAAATTGACGCAAGACCGGGATGGGGATGGCCGGCTGGACCAGTATGGGTTGCTGTTGCCCTTGGGGAAAGGGGAATGGACGGTCTTTTCCTGGTTGCCCTTTTGGTTTAGCGCTGGGGGAGAGGTGGCGAACCAAAGAATGCCGCTGCTGACCACGGCGAGTCTCAAGGCGTTGCGTTTCTGGCAAGAGTTGCTGCAAAGGGGTGTCGCAGTGCTATCGGCACCGGAGCGGGGGTACGAGCAGGAGTGGTTTATCCAGGGACGGGTGGCGATGCAGATTACCGGGCCGTGGACGCTGGGGTATCTCACGCAGACGGGCGTGCCATTTGCCGTGATGCCGATTCCCCAAGCAGAACGTCCAGCCACCATTGTTGGCGGGGCAAATGTGTTTGTTATGCGCACCGATCCCCTTCGCCAACGGGCGGCGCTGCAGTTTTTGGACTATATTTTGAGTGATGAATTTCAGGTGGCCTGGGCGGTGCAGACGGGGGCGTTACCAGTGACCCAATCGGCGCGACGGGACCCCACGTATCAGGCCTTTTTAACAAACCATCCCCTGCTGCAAGTGTTCCTAGACCAGATGCCGTTTGCCTATTCCCGTCCCAACGGTCCGAATTACAACCGCGTGTCGAACTGCCTAGGGCGGGCGATTGAAGCGACATTGTTGGGGCAGGCGCCGGAGGTGGCCTTGGAGCGCTACGTCCGTTTCTGTCCAGGGGGGTCCTGA
- a CDS encoding ZIP family metal transporter encodes MTEHPVALGTFASLVAGLGSGLGALPVLLPIALTVGLQALLLGFGGGVMLAATAFSLVIPGTEAALQLGYPQAWAAVSMAIGILVGGVLLELAHNFFPHEHFFKGLEGGRAGHLKRIWLFVLAITLHNFPEGLAVGVGFGDVEVGNPLALTVGIALQNIPEGLIVATSLRGLGYGRWFAVGIALLTGLVEPVGGLVGAALVSLSRQILPWGMALAAGAMLFVISDEIIPESHRRGLERQGTAGVMLGFVVMLVLDVALA; translated from the coding sequence GTGACGGAGCATCCTGTTGCCCTAGGGACCTTTGCCAGCCTGGTGGCTGGTTTAGGAAGTGGCCTAGGGGCCTTACCCGTGTTGCTCCCTATCGCGCTCACCGTCGGTCTCCAGGCCCTGCTTTTGGGATTTGGGGGCGGGGTGATGCTGGCGGCAACGGCGTTTTCGCTGGTGATTCCCGGAACTGAAGCGGCCTTGCAGTTAGGCTATCCCCAGGCTTGGGCGGCGGTGAGCATGGCCATCGGGATTTTGGTGGGGGGTGTGTTATTGGAACTGGCCCATAACTTTTTTCCCCATGAGCACTTTTTCAAGGGGCTAGAAGGAGGCCGGGCTGGTCATCTGAAACGCATCTGGCTGTTTGTCCTAGCGATTACCCTGCACAACTTTCCCGAGGGGCTGGCGGTGGGGGTCGGGTTCGGCGATGTGGAGGTGGGAAATCCCCTGGCGTTAACCGTGGGGATTGCCCTGCAAAATATCCCGGAGGGTTTGATAGTGGCGACATCGCTGCGGGGATTGGGATACGGGCGCTGGTTTGCGGTGGGAATTGCCCTGTTGACGGGATTGGTAGAACCGGTTGGCGGTTTGGTGGGCGCAGCGCTCGTCAGCCTCAGCCGGCAAATTCTCCCCTGGGGTATGGCGCTGGCCGCAGGCGCAATGTTGTTTGTAATCAGCGACGAAATTATCCCAGAGTCGCACCGGCGCGGCTTAGAACGACAGGGGACTGCAGGCGTCATGCTGGGGTTTGTGGTGATGCTGGTGCTGGATGTGGCCTTGGCGTGA
- a CDS encoding rubrerythrin family protein → MSLSHFQEDFMGIDRFFQEAVYHDETDLNAASTVEVEMYEHECMYPTFAEIARQAGHPEIGAMFDAIAREEGEHAELVRRLYKDLEVKDSPQTLEAKRLVAQIQAQMEVVAKDPRGLRRALETALEVETIESEKTYPAFVELARRQGKEEVARVFEEIVRSETRHAAWVRRALESLPAHV, encoded by the coding sequence ATGAGTCTGAGCCATTTCCAAGAGGATTTCATGGGGATTGACCGGTTCTTCCAGGAAGCGGTGTACCACGATGAAACGGACTTGAACGCCGCCTCGACCGTGGAAGTGGAGATGTACGAGCACGAGTGTATGTACCCCACGTTTGCGGAAATTGCCCGCCAGGCCGGTCACCCGGAAATTGGGGCCATGTTTGATGCAATTGCCCGCGAGGAGGGAGAACACGCGGAACTGGTGCGCCGGCTGTACAAGGACCTGGAGGTGAAGGACAGCCCGCAAACACTGGAGGCTAAGCGGCTGGTGGCGCAAATCCAAGCCCAGATGGAAGTGGTGGCCAAGGACCCGCGGGGGCTGCGGCGAGCGCTGGAAACAGCTCTGGAGGTGGAAACCATCGAGAGCGAAAAGACCTATCCGGCGTTTGTGGAACTGGCCCGCAGGCAAGGCAAAGAAGAAGTGGCGCGGGTGTTTGAAGAAATCGTCCGCTCGGAAACCCGGCACGCAGCTTGGGTGCGGCGGGCGCTAGAGTCCTTGCCGGCCCACGTCTAG
- a CDS encoding photosystem II S4 domain protein encodes MAAPDLLARLEDWIDRAERTWQVVVSDMLSPPDVQVVEDYCRRLSTVQWVAWGGYPQAERVRVALAPAAMSLSTADVPLALLGIQGNFLFDPASHRDFLGAILATGIVRDKVGDLLVLGERGAQVIVVPELADFLCAHLTQVRSVPVTVSRLDWSELRVPEPRTKELTTVEASLRLDALASAGFGLSRTKMVAWIKQGEVRVNWQTVTQPSHLLKTGDVVAIRGKGRLIVGAIALTKKDRYRVTLTRLT; translated from the coding sequence ATGGCTGCTCCCGACCTGCTAGCCCGTTTGGAGGACTGGATTGACCGCGCTGAACGCACCTGGCAAGTGGTGGTCAGCGATATGCTCAGCCCCCCCGATGTCCAGGTGGTAGAAGATTACTGCCGCCGCTTGAGTACAGTGCAGTGGGTCGCCTGGGGTGGGTATCCCCAAGCCGAGCGCGTGCGTGTCGCCCTAGCGCCGGCAGCGATGTCTCTGTCAACCGCAGATGTGCCCCTAGCGCTGCTGGGCATTCAGGGCAACTTTCTCTTTGACCCCGCCAGCCACCGCGATTTTCTTGGCGCCATCCTTGCCACCGGCATTGTGCGAGACAAGGTAGGCGACCTGTTGGTGCTAGGGGAACGAGGCGCTCAGGTCATCGTCGTACCGGAATTGGCCGATTTTCTCTGCGCCCATCTCACCCAGGTGCGCTCTGTCCCTGTGACCGTCAGCCGCCTGGACTGGTCGGAACTGCGGGTGCCCGAACCCCGCACCAAAGAATTAACCACCGTCGAGGCATCCCTGCGCCTGGATGCCCTAGCGTCCGCCGGTTTTGGGTTATCCCGTACCAAGATGGTGGCGTGGATCAAACAGGGGGAGGTGCGGGTCAACTGGCAAACCGTCACCCAACCCAGTCACCTGCTCAAAACTGGCGATGTGGTCGCTATCCGAGGGAAAGGGCGGCTGATTGTCGGAGCGATTGCCCTCACCAAGAAGGACCGCTACCGAGTGACCTTGACCCGCTTGACCTGA
- a CDS encoding pentapeptide repeat-containing protein yields the protein MTTPELTDWLRTSLAPLDCTGQGVLDNGQLRLLVEGATVPPVTQTMTCLRENLPRLREMDIRSLLVFGRVRGEEIPRWAETLTVTPAMRGQSVQERLARLRETLQQQSQIGQRVREQIDTLRPQTIPPQRFQSPTQTVATAEIRHRLQQGERNFSQANLSGVDLSELNLRETCFRGADLSQANLQGCDLTDADLSQANLRGANLTGTRLVRANLNRAILASEPRSITNLRQADARLAQFTEATLSRVMATGANFAGADLSRADLSRADLSQTNLTEAKLVQADLSRANLSGAYLADANLSQANLTAADLTWSNLLRTNLERADLSEASLNHAQMQGTYLRDTIFKGTIMPNGVVTYAAPPSS from the coding sequence ATGACGACTCCGGAGTTAACGGACTGGTTACGGACCAGCCTCGCCCCGCTGGACTGTACGGGCCAGGGGGTTTTAGACAATGGACAGTTGCGCCTCCTGGTGGAGGGTGCAACGGTGCCGCCGGTGACCCAAACCATGACGTGCCTGCGGGAAAATTTGCCGCGCCTGCGGGAGATGGACATCCGTTCGTTGCTCGTGTTTGGCCGGGTTCGCGGCGAAGAGATCCCCCGCTGGGCCGAAACTTTGACCGTAACTCCAGCCATGCGGGGCCAATCGGTGCAGGAACGTCTCGCTCGGCTGCGGGAAACCCTGCAACAGCAATCCCAAATCGGCCAACGGGTCCGAGAACAGATAGATACCCTGCGTCCCCAGACGATTCCACCGCAACGTTTCCAGTCGCCAACCCAGACCGTTGCCACAGCGGAGATACGCCACCGCCTGCAGCAGGGGGAACGCAACTTTAGCCAGGCTAACCTGAGTGGTGTGGACTTGAGTGAGCTGAATTTACGGGAGACGTGTTTCCGGGGCGCCGATTTGTCCCAGGCGAACTTACAGGGCTGTGACCTGACGGATGCGGATTTGTCCCAGGCCAACTTGCGGGGGGCTAATTTAACAGGAACCCGCCTGGTGCGGGCCAATCTCAACCGGGCGATCCTGGCCAGCGAACCCCGCAGCATTACCAATCTCCGCCAAGCCGATGCCCGCCTGGCTCAATTTACCGAGGCGACCTTGAGCCGGGTCATGGCCACAGGAGCTAACTTTGCCGGAGCCGACTTGAGCCGGGCTGACTTGAGCCGAGCCGACCTGTCCCAAACCAACCTGACGGAGGCGAAGCTGGTGCAGGCCGACCTATCGCGGGCCAACCTAAGCGGCGCCTACCTCGCCGATGCAAACCTCTCCCAGGCCAACTTGACCGCCGCTGATTTGACCTGGAGCAACCTGCTGCGCACGAATCTGGAGCGGGCCGACCTATCCGAGGCCAGTCTCAACCACGCCCAGATGCAGGGAACCTATCTCCGGGACACGATTTTCAAGGGAACCATCATGCCCAATGGCGTGGTAACCTACGCCGCCCCGCCGTCGTCGTGA